A genomic segment from Streptosporangium roseum DSM 43021 encodes:
- a CDS encoding CoA-acylating methylmalonate-semialdehyde dehydrogenase produces the protein MKNVTHWINGAPAEGTGRTSEIFDPATGEVSGQVQLASVAEVDAAVAAAVAAFPAWRDASLVKRAQVLFRFRELMYANRDELARLISAEHGKVHSDALGEVARGLEVVEFACGIPHLLKGGFSEGVSTRVDSYSIRQPLGVVAGITPFNFPAMVPMWMFPIAIAAGNAFILKPSEKDPSASLLMASLWKEAGLPDGVFNVVQGDKVAVDRLLEHPDVRAVSFVGSTPIAKYVYETGTSHGKRVQALGGAKNHMLVLPDADLDLVADAAVSAGFGSAGERCMAISVVLAVDPVGDELVDKIVSRVSELTVGPGDDPASQMGPLVTEVHRDKVASYLDLGVAEGAKLVVDGRQTPILGGAAAAETPGFWLGPTVLDHVPAESRVHREEIFGPVLTIVRVSSYEEGVELINGGEFGNGTAVFTNDGGAARRFQNEVEVGMIGINVPIPVPMAFYSFGGWKASLFGDTHVHGTEGVHFYTRGKVVTSRWLDPSHGGVNLGFPTNK, from the coding sequence GTGAAGAACGTCACCCACTGGATCAACGGAGCTCCCGCCGAGGGGACCGGTCGCACATCCGAGATCTTCGATCCGGCGACGGGCGAGGTCAGCGGGCAGGTCCAGCTGGCATCGGTGGCCGAGGTCGACGCGGCCGTGGCCGCCGCCGTGGCGGCCTTCCCGGCCTGGCGGGACGCCTCGCTGGTCAAGCGGGCGCAGGTGCTGTTCCGCTTCCGCGAGCTGATGTACGCCAACCGTGACGAGCTCGCCCGGCTCATCTCCGCCGAGCACGGCAAGGTCCACTCCGACGCGCTGGGCGAGGTGGCCCGCGGCCTGGAGGTCGTGGAGTTCGCCTGCGGCATCCCGCACCTGCTCAAGGGGGGCTTCTCCGAGGGCGTCTCCACCCGGGTCGACTCCTACTCGATCCGCCAGCCGCTGGGCGTCGTCGCCGGCATCACCCCGTTCAACTTCCCGGCCATGGTGCCGATGTGGATGTTCCCGATCGCGATCGCCGCGGGCAACGCCTTCATCCTGAAGCCGTCGGAGAAGGACCCGTCGGCCTCGCTGCTGATGGCCTCGCTCTGGAAGGAGGCCGGGCTGCCGGACGGCGTCTTCAACGTCGTCCAGGGCGACAAGGTGGCGGTGGACCGGCTGCTGGAGCACCCGGACGTGCGCGCCGTCTCCTTCGTCGGGTCCACGCCCATCGCCAAGTACGTCTACGAGACCGGCACCTCCCACGGCAAGCGGGTCCAGGCGCTGGGCGGCGCCAAGAACCACATGCTCGTGCTCCCCGACGCCGACCTCGACCTCGTCGCCGACGCCGCGGTGTCGGCGGGCTTCGGCTCGGCGGGGGAGCGCTGCATGGCGATCTCCGTCGTGCTGGCGGTGGACCCGGTCGGCGACGAGCTGGTCGACAAGATCGTCTCCCGCGTCTCCGAGCTGACCGTCGGTCCCGGCGACGACCCCGCCTCCCAGATGGGTCCCCTGGTCACCGAGGTCCACCGCGACAAGGTCGCCTCCTACCTCGACCTGGGCGTCGCCGAGGGCGCCAAGCTCGTCGTGGACGGCCGCCAGACCCCGATCCTCGGCGGCGCCGCGGCGGCCGAGACCCCGGGCTTCTGGCTCGGCCCCACGGTCCTCGACCACGTCCCGGCCGAATCCCGGGTCCACCGGGAGGAGATCTTCGGCCCGGTCCTGACGATCGTGCGGGTGTCCTCCTACGAGGAGGGGGTGGAGCTGATCAACGGCGGCGAGTTCGGCAACGGCACCGCGGTCTTCACCAACGACGGCGGCGCCGCCCGGCGCTTCCAGAACGAGGTGGAGGTCGGCATGATCGGCATCAACGTGCCGATCCCGGTGCCGATGGCCTTCTACAGCTTCGGCGGCTGGAAGGCCTCGCTGTTCGGCGACACCCACGTCCACGGGACCGAGGGCGTGCACTTCTACACCCGCGGCAAGGTCGTCACGTCGCGCTGGCTCGACCCGAGCCACGGCGGCGTCAACCTGGGGTTCCCGACCAACAAGTAG